The following proteins are co-located in the Gordonia polyisoprenivorans genome:
- a CDS encoding PaaI family thioesterase codes for MSAEIWEAPQSPSARRSLPDWWEPQVVPPVPEGYVEMISQARLLLDALGAAVPDARTVARVTDGLRGVTDLLALSAADEFHQLSGRIEDLPGRGQLLVPPAVVEYADDNRVECSITFTRHFLGGNGAVHGGALPLLFDDILGRFAQSGGRSVARTAYLHVDYRSITPIEKPLRLVGEFVSEEGRKRLIRATLTDGARLCAEAEGLFVVLRPGQP; via the coding sequence ATGAGTGCCGAGATCTGGGAAGCGCCGCAGTCGCCCTCCGCCCGTCGCTCTCTTCCCGACTGGTGGGAGCCGCAGGTGGTCCCGCCCGTGCCCGAGGGCTACGTCGAGATGATCAGCCAGGCACGGCTTCTCCTCGACGCGTTGGGAGCGGCCGTTCCGGACGCGCGGACCGTTGCGAGGGTCACCGACGGGCTGCGCGGCGTGACCGACCTGCTCGCCCTGAGTGCCGCCGACGAGTTCCATCAGCTCTCGGGCCGGATCGAGGATCTGCCCGGGCGTGGCCAACTCCTCGTCCCCCCGGCCGTCGTCGAGTACGCCGACGACAACCGGGTGGAGTGCTCCATCACCTTCACCCGGCACTTCCTCGGCGGCAACGGCGCTGTGCACGGGGGCGCCTTGCCGCTGCTGTTCGACGACATCCTCGGGCGCTTCGCCCAGAGCGGCGGCCGTTCGGTCGCGCGCACCGCGTACCTCCACGTTGACTACCGCTCGATCACACCGATCGAGAAGCCGCTGCGCCTCGTGGGCGAGTTCGTCAGTGAAGAGGGCCGCAAGCGCCTCATCCGGGCGACGCTCACGGACGGCGCGAGGCTGTGCGCCGAGGCGGAGGGCCTCTTCGTCGTCCTGCGGCCGGGACAGCCCTAG
- a CDS encoding acyl-CoA dehydrogenase family protein, producing MEFALAEEQVALQNELRRFLAKYADETAVRAQLEDPSGYDRELWKRMGAELMIQGIAIPEEYGGSGFTFVEIGLVLEEFGRALTVSPFFGSCVMAAGLIGAIGDDGVKAELLPGIANGDSVVSVALAEDSGSWLLDDVTLAATAAGPDWTLDGHKAYVVDGAYADMLIVAARTTEGPALFLVASDAAGLARTPMPTMDLTRKLARIELSSTPARLIATGSTAAAAVTAMADLSAIGLAAECLGGNAKVLDMSVEYAKVREQFGRAIGSFQAIKHKCAAMLVELESSRSAVYYALWAAATGHEDLPLVAPLVKAHCVDTYLAAAGENIQIHGGIGFTWEDPAHLYLKRAKSSQTLLGDSDLHRQLLADRIGI from the coding sequence ATGGAGTTCGCGCTCGCCGAGGAGCAGGTGGCGCTGCAGAACGAGCTGCGTCGCTTTCTCGCCAAGTATGCCGACGAGACCGCGGTCCGAGCCCAGCTCGAGGACCCGAGCGGCTACGACCGCGAGCTGTGGAAGCGGATGGGCGCCGAGCTGATGATCCAGGGGATCGCGATCCCCGAGGAGTACGGCGGCAGCGGCTTTACATTCGTCGAGATCGGACTCGTCCTCGAGGAGTTCGGCCGCGCCCTCACTGTCTCGCCGTTCTTCGGCTCGTGTGTGATGGCGGCCGGCCTCATCGGGGCCATCGGCGACGACGGGGTGAAGGCCGAGCTGCTGCCGGGCATCGCGAACGGAGACAGCGTCGTCTCCGTTGCGCTCGCCGAGGACAGCGGCTCGTGGCTTCTCGATGATGTCACGCTCGCGGCGACAGCGGCAGGGCCGGACTGGACGTTGGACGGCCACAAGGCGTACGTCGTGGACGGCGCATACGCCGACATGCTGATCGTCGCGGCCCGGACGACTGAGGGCCCGGCCCTCTTCCTCGTCGCCTCCGATGCGGCGGGTCTCGCCCGCACTCCGATGCCGACGATGGACCTGACCCGCAAGCTGGCCCGGATCGAGTTGTCGTCGACGCCGGCTCGCCTGATCGCCACAGGGAGCACCGCGGCGGCAGCTGTCACTGCGATGGCCGACCTCAGCGCGATCGGGCTGGCGGCCGAGTGCCTGGGTGGCAACGCCAAGGTGCTCGACATGTCCGTCGAGTACGCGAAAGTGCGGGAGCAGTTCGGCCGCGCGATCGGCTCGTTTCAGGCGATCAAGCACAAGTGCGCAGCGATGCTGGTGGAGCTCGAGTCCTCCCGGTCGGCCGTCTACTACGCTCTGTGGGCCGCGGCGACCGGCCATGAGGACCTGCCGCTCGTGGCGCCGCTTGTCAAGGCGCATTGCGTCGATACCTACCTCGCCGCCGCGGGCGAGAACATCCAGATCCACGGAGGCATCGGCTTCACCTGGGAGGACCCGGCGCACCTCTACCTCAAGCGCGCCAAGAGTTCCCAAACGCTGCTGGGCGACTCCGACCTCCACCGACAGCTGCTCGCCGACCGCATCGGCATCTGA
- a CDS encoding acyl-CoA dehydrogenase family protein produces the protein MDLTLSPELKDFQEEIRTWFDEHLVGDFAAHKGVGFSWDDEAWDVRVAWDKELSAGGWLCLGWPKEYGGREATVDQQLVFQLEYARANPPFRATTQGQDLFGPTLLHFGTPEQKARFLPKIVAVEEMWGQGFSEPGAGSDLAGLRTKAHLDGDEWVIEGQKVWTSAGIYADWMYVLCRTDADAPRHRGISMLLVPVDQPGVEVRPIRNILGGSEFCEVFYTGARTSKDMVVGPVDGGWGVAMGALGTERGTTLLAEHLRIKHEVDQIIGAAVGNGGIANPVLRRDLVKAWTDARIMEWNGLRLMTGIKGKGGDPTVQASISKVFASTAHTRMGETAMRAMGAAGELTGDDYQLNRLQQIFLASRAETIYGGTTQVQYNVLSERTLGLPREPRRD, from the coding sequence ATGGACCTGACCCTGAGCCCGGAGTTGAAGGACTTCCAAGAGGAGATCCGTACCTGGTTCGACGAGCACCTCGTCGGCGATTTCGCCGCGCATAAGGGTGTCGGATTCTCGTGGGACGACGAGGCGTGGGACGTGCGCGTCGCCTGGGACAAGGAGCTGTCTGCCGGTGGCTGGCTCTGCCTGGGCTGGCCGAAGGAGTACGGCGGCCGCGAGGCCACCGTAGACCAGCAGCTCGTCTTCCAGCTCGAGTACGCCCGCGCGAACCCGCCGTTCCGGGCCACGACGCAGGGACAGGATCTCTTCGGGCCGACCCTGCTGCACTTCGGCACCCCGGAGCAGAAGGCCCGCTTCCTGCCGAAGATCGTAGCGGTCGAGGAGATGTGGGGTCAGGGCTTCAGCGAGCCCGGTGCGGGCTCCGACCTCGCCGGGCTCCGTACCAAGGCCCATCTCGACGGTGACGAGTGGGTCATTGAGGGCCAGAAGGTATGGACGTCGGCCGGCATCTATGCCGACTGGATGTACGTGCTGTGCCGTACGGATGCCGACGCTCCGCGTCACCGGGGCATCTCAATGCTGCTCGTACCGGTCGACCAGCCGGGCGTCGAGGTGCGGCCGATCCGCAACATCCTCGGCGGCTCGGAGTTCTGCGAGGTCTTTTACACCGGGGCGCGCACTTCCAAGGACATGGTCGTCGGACCGGTCGACGGGGGTTGGGGGGTGGCGATGGGAGCGCTCGGCACCGAACGCGGCACGACGCTGCTCGCAGAGCACCTTCGGATCAAGCACGAGGTCGACCAGATTATCGGTGCGGCGGTCGGGAACGGGGGCATCGCGAACCCTGTGCTGCGCCGCGACCTGGTCAAAGCATGGACCGATGCGCGGATCATGGAGTGGAACGGTTTGCGCCTGATGACCGGCATCAAGGGCAAGGGCGGCGACCCGACCGTGCAGGCCTCGATCAGCAAGGTGTTCGCCAGCACCGCACACACCCGGATGGGAGAGACCGCGATGCGTGCGATGGGCGCGGCCGGTGAGCTCACCGGCGACGACTACCAGCTCAACCGGCTCCAGCAGATCTTCCTGGCCAGCCGCGCCGAGACGATCTACGGCGGCACCACGCAGGTCCAGTACAACGTGCTGTCCGAGCGCACCCTCGGCCTGCCGCGCGAGCCGCGACGTGACTGA
- a CDS encoding acyl-CoA dehydrogenase family protein, with amino-acid sequence MDFALDDDQIMLQEVLRTFFGSQVPDSAVRARFDEPTGYDVRLWKRMAEELGLQGLAIPEEYGGGGFSFFELGLVLEEMGRVLLPSPFLGSCVMSAQLLLAIDDEAARGRLLPGIADGSVIVSVAFAEESGSWSTRDVTATATSDGDGWRIDGRKSYVLDGHAADSYLVIARASDGVGVFEVGGTAVGLTRTKSATMDLTRALAKVTFNSVPARRIGSAAATETAIEVMLDHTRIALAADSLGGIGRVLDMAVEYAKTREQFGRKIGSFQAIKHKCASMLMELEASRSAVYYALWAAAKGQADRPVVAPMVKAHCMDSYLAAAGENIQIHGGIGFTWEHPAHLYLKHARSSQALLGDSDLHRQILADRIGV; translated from the coding sequence GTGGATTTCGCTCTCGATGACGACCAGATCATGCTTCAGGAGGTCCTGCGGACCTTCTTTGGGAGCCAGGTCCCGGATAGCGCCGTGCGGGCGCGGTTCGACGAGCCGACCGGCTATGACGTGCGGCTATGGAAGCGGATGGCCGAGGAGCTGGGGCTACAGGGTCTTGCGATCCCCGAGGAGTACGGCGGAGGCGGGTTCAGCTTCTTCGAGCTCGGGTTGGTGCTCGAGGAGATGGGCCGGGTGCTGTTGCCCTCGCCGTTCCTCGGCTCCTGCGTGATGTCGGCGCAGCTGCTGCTCGCCATCGACGATGAGGCGGCGCGTGGACGGCTCCTTCCCGGCATCGCCGACGGAAGTGTCATCGTGTCGGTCGCCTTCGCCGAGGAGTCCGGCTCCTGGAGTACCAGAGATGTGACGGCCACCGCCACCAGCGATGGCGACGGCTGGCGCATCGACGGCCGCAAGTCCTACGTCCTCGACGGGCATGCCGCCGACAGCTACCTGGTGATCGCGCGGGCCTCGGACGGCGTCGGCGTCTTCGAGGTCGGGGGCACCGCAGTGGGCCTCACTCGGACGAAGTCAGCGACGATGGATCTCACGCGCGCGCTGGCGAAGGTGACCTTCAACAGTGTCCCGGCCCGGCGGATCGGGTCCGCCGCCGCCACGGAGACGGCGATCGAGGTGATGCTCGACCACACCCGCATCGCGCTGGCTGCCGATTCCCTCGGAGGCATCGGGCGCGTGCTGGACATGGCGGTCGAGTATGCCAAGACTCGTGAGCAGTTCGGCCGCAAAATCGGGTCATTCCAGGCGATCAAGCACAAGTGCGCCTCGATGCTGATGGAGCTCGAGGCGTCGCGCTCGGCCGTCTACTACGCACTGTGGGCGGCCGCGAAGGGGCAGGCGGACCGTCCGGTGGTCGCGCCGATGGTCAAGGCGCACTGTATGGACTCTTACCTGGCGGCAGCCGGCGAGAACATCCAGATCCACGGTGGCATCGGCTTCACCTGGGAGCACCCGGCGCACCTCTACCTCAAGCACGCCCGGAGCTCCCAGGCACTGCTTGGCGACTCCGATCTGCACCGGCAGATCCTGGCGGATCGGATCGGGGTCTGA
- a CDS encoding acetyl-CoA C-acyltransferase → MGDVVIVEAVRSAVGKRRGGLSHKLSPDLFADVLAEVIRRAGVDSVEVGQILGGCVSQVGQQSGNIARTAWLTAGLSEATGAATIHTQCGSSQQAFTLAYGLIAGGVTDFAVAGGIEIMSQVSMTASTLPELGPAKTPRYEEHYELTTQFEAAERIAEAWGFSRADLEAFAITSQERAAAAIADHRFTDQIVPVEAPVVDEEGRQTGTRVIDTDEGPRPTTAEGLAGLRVNMPDRAAGSRHTAGTSSQISDGSSALLLAEAVRAADLGLRARARVVDSLLTGNDPVMMLTGPIPATQKILERNGLTMDDIDVVEINEAFASVVLAWAHETKADMAKVNVNGGAIALGHPLGATGGVLLTKALHELERVNGRHALITMCVGGGQGTATLLERI, encoded by the coding sequence ATGGGTGACGTGGTCATCGTCGAGGCCGTCCGCTCGGCGGTCGGCAAGCGTCGCGGCGGTCTATCGCACAAGCTTTCACCGGACCTGTTCGCCGATGTCCTCGCCGAGGTGATCCGCCGGGCCGGCGTCGACTCCGTGGAGGTGGGTCAGATACTGGGTGGCTGTGTCAGCCAGGTCGGTCAGCAGTCGGGCAACATCGCCCGTACCGCGTGGCTCACCGCTGGTCTCTCCGAGGCCACCGGCGCGGCCACGATCCACACCCAGTGCGGCTCCTCGCAGCAGGCGTTCACCCTTGCTTACGGCCTCATCGCCGGTGGAGTGACCGATTTCGCGGTCGCGGGGGGCATCGAGATCATGAGCCAGGTGTCCATGACCGCCTCGACTCTGCCCGAGCTGGGCCCCGCGAAGACACCGCGGTACGAGGAACACTACGAGCTCACCACGCAATTCGAAGCGGCCGAGCGGATCGCCGAGGCCTGGGGTTTCTCGCGCGCGGACCTCGAGGCGTTCGCGATCACCTCCCAGGAGCGTGCCGCCGCCGCGATCGCAGATCATCGCTTCACGGACCAGATTGTGCCCGTCGAGGCGCCCGTCGTCGACGAGGAGGGCCGGCAGACCGGCACCCGTGTGATCGACACCGACGAGGGACCTCGGCCGACCACTGCAGAGGGCCTGGCCGGCCTGAGGGTGAACATGCCGGACCGTGCGGCCGGCTCCCGGCACACGGCAGGGACCTCCTCGCAGATCTCCGACGGTTCCTCGGCGCTTCTGCTCGCCGAAGCCGTGCGGGCCGCGGACCTCGGCCTCAGGGCGCGTGCGCGCGTCGTGGACTCGCTGCTCACCGGCAATGACCCGGTCATGATGCTGACCGGTCCGATCCCGGCTACCCAGAAGATCCTCGAGCGCAATGGCCTGACGATGGACGACATCGACGTCGTCGAGATCAACGAGGCCTTCGCCTCCGTGGTGCTCGCCTGGGCGCACGAGACGAAGGCCGACATGGCGAAGGTGAACGTCAACGGCGGCGCGATCGCGCTGGGCCACCCGCTGGGTGCGACCGGCGGGGTACTGCTGACCAAAGCGCTCCACGAGCTGGAGCGCGTGAATGGCCGCCACGCGCTCATCACCATGTGTGTCGGTGGCGGCCAGGGCACCGCGACCCTTCTCGAGCGGATCTGA
- a CDS encoding CaiB/BaiF CoA transferase family protein encodes MSVKALDGIRILDLSRILAAPFASQMLGDLGAEVIKVEQPGKGDDARQYGPPFLHDSHDEGMSAFYLSCNRNKRAVTLDFTTGRGRELALDLIAQSDIVLENFRPGVLEKYGLGWDDLRERFPRLVMCSVTGFGQDGPYRHRPGYDGIFQAVSGMMSVSGVPDGQPGAGPMKSGLSLVDILTGLYTSSALLAALRHRDRTGEGQHLDVSLLDCGVASLSHFAENYLVSGEVPQRRGNGGFGGIPSQAFECADGKLIFIVATTNPQFSRACEVFGRPLIEDPRFNSIAARIEHRLELLGTLEQIFLEQPRAHWLEALEALDVPVGPVNTIEETLADEQVRFRQLQISMHDESLGDVAGLRYPIRMSATPVTEYTFPPRLGEDSTTIYHELLGLGDEEIQRLAAEGVI; translated from the coding sequence ATGTCCGTGAAGGCACTCGATGGGATCCGCATCCTCGACCTGAGTCGCATCCTCGCGGCGCCATTCGCCAGCCAGATGCTCGGCGATCTGGGGGCCGAGGTGATCAAGGTCGAACAGCCCGGCAAGGGCGACGACGCGCGCCAGTACGGCCCTCCGTTCCTGCACGACAGTCACGACGAGGGTATGTCGGCGTTCTATCTGAGCTGCAACCGCAACAAGCGCGCCGTCACCCTCGACTTCACCACCGGCCGGGGGCGGGAGCTGGCACTGGACCTGATCGCACAGAGCGACATCGTTCTGGAGAACTTTCGTCCAGGCGTCCTGGAGAAATACGGCCTGGGCTGGGACGACCTGCGCGAGCGCTTCCCCAGGCTGGTGATGTGCTCGGTGACCGGCTTCGGGCAGGACGGCCCCTACCGTCATCGTCCCGGCTACGACGGCATCTTCCAGGCCGTCAGCGGCATGATGAGCGTCTCGGGCGTACCCGACGGCCAGCCAGGCGCCGGCCCGATGAAATCGGGCCTGTCGCTCGTCGACATCCTCACCGGCCTCTACACCAGCTCCGCACTGCTGGCGGCTCTACGTCACCGAGACCGCACCGGTGAGGGCCAGCACCTCGACGTCTCGCTACTCGACTGCGGGGTGGCGAGCCTGTCGCACTTCGCGGAAAACTACCTCGTCTCCGGCGAGGTCCCGCAGCGACGCGGCAACGGCGGGTTCGGCGGCATCCCGTCCCAGGCCTTCGAATGCGCCGACGGCAAGCTGATCTTCATCGTCGCGACCACGAACCCGCAGTTCTCCCGCGCCTGCGAGGTGTTCGGGCGTCCGCTCATCGAGGACCCTCGGTTCAACTCAATCGCGGCGCGGATCGAACACCGCCTCGAACTGCTGGGGACCCTCGAGCAGATCTTCCTTGAGCAGCCGCGCGCACACTGGCTCGAGGCGCTCGAGGCGCTCGATGTGCCGGTCGGGCCGGTCAACACCATCGAAGAGACCCTCGCCGACGAGCAGGTGCGCTTCCGGCAGCTGCAGATCTCGATGCACGACGAGAGCCTCGGCGACGTCGCCGGGCTGCGGTACCCCATCCGGATGTCCGCCACGCCCGTCACCGAGTACACGTTCCCGCCACGCCTCGGCGAAGACTCCACGACGATCTACCACGAGCTGCTCGGCCTCGGCGACGAGGAGATTCAGCGGCTCGCTGCCGAAGGCGTCATCTGA
- a CDS encoding MaoC family dehydratase encodes METVTESIPLLGQGLVFEDMTVGTVFRTAHRTITEPDLMSFVNLGGFNEPLFYDARHAAGGGYTGRLVPGAFVYMVSEGLILQTNVLHGTGLAFMHMEFTVNGPTYVGDTLHVIVTVTESRKASKGERGVVTTRCDVANQRGEIVAVFTPVRLIRGRDYVEGGN; translated from the coding sequence ATGGAGACCGTAACCGAGAGCATCCCCCTGCTGGGGCAAGGACTCGTCTTTGAAGACATGACGGTCGGCACCGTCTTCCGTACCGCGCATCGCACCATCACCGAGCCCGATCTGATGAGCTTCGTGAATCTCGGCGGCTTCAACGAGCCTCTGTTTTATGACGCCCGGCACGCGGCGGGCGGCGGGTACACCGGGCGCCTGGTGCCCGGTGCGTTCGTCTACATGGTCTCCGAGGGGCTGATTCTGCAGACCAATGTCCTGCACGGGACCGGCCTGGCATTCATGCACATGGAGTTCACGGTCAACGGCCCGACGTACGTCGGCGACACCCTGCACGTGATCGTCACTGTCACCGAGAGTCGCAAGGCCAGCAAGGGCGAGCGCGGTGTCGTCACGACGAGGTGTGACGTCGCAAACCAGCGCGGCGAGATCGTGGCGGTGTTCACCCCGGTCCGTCTGATCCGCGGGCGCGACTACGTGGAGGGTGGTAACTGA
- a CDS encoding enoyl-CoA hydratase/isomerase family protein codes for MNDAVTIDADGHVRILTFNRPDSLNAFDDDLHRGLPAALREVENDREARVIVLTGAGRAFSAGGDIEDFDKLGNDLWLRRTTLRTGRQLFEDIVGVHLPIVAAVNGPAVGLGCTIATACDFVLVSDKAFLADPHVQVALVAGDGGAITWPLNAGLLRAKRYLLTGDRMSPEVAVELGLATEVVPADTLMDEAITLAKKVAALAPQAVQDTKSVLNQHLRMAAVTSLHYGLAAESQSHDTDEYRAVPETFRARKG; via the coding sequence GTGAACGACGCAGTCACCATCGACGCAGACGGGCACGTGCGCATCCTGACTTTCAACCGCCCGGACTCACTCAATGCGTTCGACGACGATCTCCACCGAGGTCTTCCCGCGGCTCTGCGCGAGGTCGAGAACGACCGTGAGGCCCGTGTCATCGTGCTCACCGGCGCGGGACGGGCCTTCAGTGCCGGGGGCGACATCGAGGACTTCGACAAGCTCGGCAACGACCTGTGGCTGCGTCGCACGACGCTGCGCACCGGCCGCCAGCTGTTCGAGGACATCGTCGGCGTGCACCTGCCGATCGTGGCGGCAGTCAACGGCCCGGCTGTCGGGCTCGGCTGCACCATCGCCACGGCGTGCGACTTCGTCCTCGTCTCCGACAAGGCGTTCCTCGCCGACCCGCATGTCCAGGTTGCGCTCGTCGCGGGCGACGGCGGAGCCATCACATGGCCGCTGAACGCCGGTTTGCTGCGCGCGAAGCGATACCTCCTGACCGGTGACCGTATGAGTCCAGAGGTCGCCGTCGAGCTCGGTCTGGCGACCGAGGTCGTCCCCGCGGACACGCTGATGGACGAGGCGATCACGCTCGCCAAGAAGGTCGCTGCGCTCGCACCGCAGGCGGTGCAGGACACCAAGAGCGTGCTCAACCAGCACCTCCGAATGGCCGCGGTGACCTCCCTGCACTACGGCCTCGCCGCCGAGAGTCAGTCACACGACACCGACGAGTACCGCGCGGTTCCAGAGACATTCCGCGCTCGGAAGGGATGA
- a CDS encoding SDR family NAD(P)-dependent oxidoreductase yields the protein MGSLDGLVAIVTGAGRGLGRAHALYLAQEGASVVVNDPGVGGDGSGGSDAAPAEDVVAEIKAAGGNAVANLDSCADWSAAERLVRQAVDTFGKLDILVNNAGILRDRMSFKMSENEWDAVINVHLKGHFAPSRFAAEYWRGKAKSGDGTVYGRIINTSSESGYFGMAGQVNYATAKAGIVGMTMTMARELEKIGVTVNAIAPRARTRMTTSTFTGYPGVQEGTFDNRAPETISPVVAWLASPQAGHISAKVFACYAGELDLQTPIELEVNISTGERAWTVEVLSARSEELFKNGRTPGVAPMRSGIGGN from the coding sequence ATGGGATCTCTTGACGGACTTGTTGCGATCGTGACCGGAGCGGGCCGCGGGCTCGGCCGCGCGCACGCCCTCTACCTGGCACAGGAGGGTGCCTCGGTCGTCGTCAACGACCCGGGCGTCGGGGGCGACGGCAGCGGCGGCAGCGACGCCGCGCCGGCCGAGGACGTCGTCGCCGAGATCAAGGCGGCGGGCGGCAATGCCGTCGCCAACCTCGACAGTTGCGCCGACTGGTCCGCCGCCGAGCGCCTGGTGAGGCAGGCCGTCGACACGTTCGGGAAGCTCGACATCTTGGTCAACAACGCTGGCATCCTGCGCGACCGGATGAGCTTCAAGATGAGCGAGAACGAGTGGGACGCCGTCATCAACGTCCACCTCAAGGGCCATTTCGCCCCGTCCCGCTTCGCCGCCGAGTACTGGCGCGGGAAGGCCAAGAGCGGCGACGGAACGGTCTACGGCCGCATCATCAACACCAGCAGCGAGTCCGGTTACTTCGGCATGGCCGGCCAGGTCAACTACGCCACCGCCAAGGCCGGCATCGTCGGCATGACGATGACGATGGCGCGCGAGCTGGAGAAGATCGGCGTCACGGTCAACGCGATCGCTCCGCGCGCCCGTACGCGCATGACGACCAGCACCTTCACGGGTTACCCGGGTGTGCAGGAGGGTACCTTCGACAACCGCGCCCCTGAGACGATCAGCCCGGTCGTCGCTTGGCTCGCCAGTCCGCAGGCCGGTCACATCTCCGCCAAAGTCTTCGCCTGCTACGCCGGCGAACTCGACCTGCAAACCCCGATCGAGCTCGAGGTCAACATCTCCACCGGCGAGCGCGCCTGGACCGTCGAAGTGTTGAGTGCCCGGTCCGAGGAGCTCTTCAAGAACGGCCGCACCCCGGGTGTAGCCCCGATGCGCTCCGGGATCGGAGGGAACTGA
- a CDS encoding LLM class flavin-dependent oxidoreductase: MKVGVYFDMRNPARWRRDPAELYGAFPELCEEAEHVGLDSVWVTEHHGFDDDYLPAPLTMLAAAAVRSRRVRLGTGIVIAPLHAAAELAEQAAVVDLLSSGRLDLGIGAGYRIPEFDLYGADITRKYTTNDARACEIRDLWASGKVTPRPLQERLPIWMGYLGPKGARRAGRLGEYLLAPDARLWEHYRAGLEEGGHDPASGRMGGGVQAWASEDPERDWPMISEHLAHQLDSYRMHGRIGYENLPPLKPVDVEVVRTRRPKGFTSQDYFVHGTPAEVADFTLDFSAGAPVDQVYFWGALPGMSHEQIVQNIRLIGEKLAPLLRTGTETS; this comes from the coding sequence ATGAAGGTTGGCGTCTACTTCGACATGCGCAACCCCGCCCGCTGGCGGCGTGATCCGGCGGAGCTCTACGGCGCATTCCCCGAGCTGTGCGAGGAGGCCGAGCACGTCGGTCTCGACTCTGTCTGGGTTACCGAGCACCACGGCTTCGACGACGACTATCTGCCCGCCCCGCTGACGATGCTGGCAGCGGCTGCCGTGCGCAGCAGGCGGGTGCGCCTCGGTACGGGGATCGTGATCGCCCCGCTTCACGCCGCGGCCGAGTTGGCGGAGCAGGCAGCGGTCGTCGACCTGCTCAGCAGCGGTCGGCTCGATCTCGGCATCGGCGCGGGCTACCGGATCCCCGAGTTCGACCTATACGGCGCGGACATCACTCGGAAGTACACGACCAACGATGCGCGGGCCTGTGAGATCCGTGATCTCTGGGCGAGTGGCAAGGTCACGCCGAGGCCGCTGCAGGAGCGGCTGCCGATCTGGATGGGCTACCTCGGCCCGAAGGGCGCTCGCCGGGCCGGTCGTCTCGGGGAGTACCTGCTCGCGCCCGACGCGCGACTGTGGGAGCACTACCGCGCTGGTCTCGAGGAGGGTGGTCATGATCCCGCCTCTGGGCGGATGGGCGGTGGTGTCCAGGCCTGGGCGAGCGAGGATCCGGAGCGCGACTGGCCGATGATCTCCGAGCACTTGGCCCATCAGCTCGACTCCTACCGGATGCACGGACGGATCGGCTACGAGAACCTGCCGCCGCTCAAGCCGGTCGATGTCGAGGTTGTCCGGACCCGGCGGCCGAAGGGCTTCACCTCCCAGGACTACTTCGTGCACGGAACACCCGCCGAGGTCGCCGACTTCACCCTCGATTTCTCGGCGGGAGCGCCGGTGGACCAGGTCTACTTCTGGGGTGCTCTGCCCGGGATGAGCCACGAGCAGATCGTGCAGAACATCCGGCTGATCGGCGAGAAGCTCGCGCCGCTCCTGCGTACCGGGACGGAGACATCGTGA
- a CDS encoding enoyl-CoA hydratase/isomerase family protein, with amino-acid sequence MSGASDPVLVDRIDEELMLITLNRPDRLNAINDAFIQGMHAALDQVVAAPDVRAVVLTGTGRGFCAGADLKENVDLTQQRSAELYRGQQRLADMSVRLHELPVPVVAAVPGPAVGGGFALAAACDLRVASTQAFFAAANVRIGVSGGEMGLSWMLPQALGRARATELLLTGRRLDAGEAYDWGFVNRLVEPGQGTVVDAAIELARTVAANPAFGVALTKEMLRSTGTAASLREAVLLENRTQVLAVFAGDIDRATVGFGDRDRPGA; translated from the coding sequence GTGAGCGGCGCGAGCGATCCGGTCCTCGTCGATCGGATCGACGAGGAGCTGATGCTGATCACGCTGAACCGTCCGGATCGACTCAACGCGATCAACGACGCCTTCATACAGGGGATGCACGCGGCGCTGGACCAGGTCGTGGCGGCTCCCGACGTGCGGGCCGTCGTTCTGACCGGCACCGGGCGCGGCTTCTGCGCCGGAGCCGATCTCAAGGAAAACGTCGATCTCACCCAACAGAGGTCCGCCGAGCTCTATCGCGGACAGCAGCGTCTGGCCGACATGAGCGTGCGCCTGCACGAGCTGCCCGTCCCGGTGGTCGCCGCCGTGCCCGGGCCGGCGGTGGGTGGCGGCTTCGCATTGGCTGCCGCGTGCGACCTGAGGGTGGCATCGACTCAGGCGTTCTTCGCCGCCGCCAACGTCCGGATCGGGGTATCCGGCGGGGAGATGGGCCTGAGCTGGATGCTGCCGCAGGCCCTCGGCCGTGCCCGCGCCACGGAACTGCTGCTCACCGGCCGGCGCCTCGATGCGGGTGAGGCCTACGACTGGGGCTTCGTGAACCGGCTGGTCGAGCCCGGTCAGGGCACCGTCGTCGATGCGGCGATCGAGTTGGCCCGTACGGTCGCGGCCAACCCGGCCTTCGGTGTAGCGCTGACCAAGGAGATGCTTCGATCGACCGGCACCGCCGCGAGCCTGCGTGAGGCGGTCCTGCTCGAGAACCGCACCCAGGTGCTCGCGGTCTTCGCCGGCGACATCGATCGAGCAACCGTCGGCTTCGGCGACCGCGACCGGCCCGGCGCGTGA